One window of the Bacillota bacterium genome contains the following:
- a CDS encoding DUF421 domain-containing protein encodes MIGYILRAITMYFLALVIVRFMGKRALGELGLFDVVVMTGFGQILASVALDPRIPLYEGIAVLLTLGVLEYGLGYISLKDYRLARLISGRPVVMVDNGEIIRENLAREKFNLDDLLQELRKQGVRDIRDVQKGILEPCGGFSVILKEEAEPATRKDLGIQAVPNRDYLLTYEDFPRGVVFDRLAKKSPDEPSVAEPSFFIPSSQIEITEQVSKMESHLEQLLMVVRNLQAELRTIKEGTQISQPLPGSPSESAQT; translated from the coding sequence ATGATTGGTTATATCCTTCGGGCCATCACCATGTACTTTTTGGCTTTGGTGATTGTCAGGTTCATGGGTAAGCGCGCGCTCGGTGAACTTGGTCTATTTGATGTTGTGGTCATGACCGGCTTCGGGCAGATTCTGGCGTCAGTCGCGCTAGACCCGCGAATTCCCCTCTATGAGGGGATTGCTGTCCTGCTCACCCTGGGCGTCCTGGAGTATGGTCTGGGGTATATTTCCCTTAAAGACTATCGTTTGGCCCGGTTGATCTCCGGTCGGCCGGTGGTAATGGTCGACAACGGTGAAATTATTCGGGAAAACCTGGCGCGCGAGAAGTTTAATTTGGATGACTTGCTGCAGGAACTGCGTAAACAGGGAGTGCGGGACATCCGCGATGTGCAAAAGGGTATCCTGGAGCCCTGCGGAGGTTTCAGCGTTATTCTGAAAGAAGAAGCCGAACCGGCCACCCGGAAGGACTTGGGGATCCAGGCTGTCCCCAACCGAGATTATCTGTTAACCTATGAAGATTTTCCGCGCGGTGTTGTTTTTGACCGCCTAGCGAAAAAGTCACCGGATGAACCAAGCGTTGCTGAACCCTCATTTTTTATCCCGTCTAGTCAGATCGAGATTACTGAACAGGTCAGTAAGATGGAATCCCATTTGGAACAATTGTTAATGGTCGTGCGCAATCTCCAGGCGGAATTGAGAACCATCAAGGAAGGAACGCAGATTTCTCAACCTTTGCCGGGTAGCCCCAGCGAATCTGCCCAAACTTAA
- a CDS encoding SpoVR family protein, whose product MLNAELQQLEKEITRIRDKASEFGLDFFDMRFEICPAEVLYTFGAYGMPTRFSHWSFGKAYHRLKTQYDYNLSRIYELVINSDPCYAFLLDTNSLIQNKLVAAHVFAHNDFFKNNWRFRNTSRWMVESMASSAERIRRYEIQHGRQTVEAFLDAVMSISEHVDPFGRAKKQPVTEKETLLPVSPYEDLWSIGVKEPEKTATKVKKIPAEPERDLLLFIMEHARDLEDWQRDIISILRDEMLYFRPQMETKIMNEGWATYWHVRIMREIDLSDEEMLEFARMHAGVIHPSRLYINPYLLGLKIFEDIERRWDNPSEEERKKYGRPGGEGRQKIFEVRETETDVSFIRNYLTKELVEELDLYLYKKVGYQWKVVEKDWEKVRDGIAESLTNCGIPYIVVIDGDYNRSGELYLRHEYEGVELDSIHAHKTLEHLYTLWGRPVHLETVFDNRKYLLSYNGKNPFRIAI is encoded by the coding sequence TTAGGGATAAGGCCAGCGAGTTTGGCCTCGATTTTTTTGACATGCGGTTTGAAATCTGTCCTGCCGAAGTGCTTTATACTTTTGGGGCTTACGGGATGCCGACCAGGTTTTCACACTGGAGTTTCGGTAAGGCTTACCACCGTTTAAAAACCCAGTATGATTACAATTTGAGCCGGATCTATGAGCTGGTGATCAACTCTGATCCCTGTTACGCCTTCTTGCTCGATACCAATTCACTGATCCAGAACAAACTGGTGGCGGCGCACGTTTTTGCCCACAATGATTTTTTTAAAAACAACTGGCGTTTCCGCAATACTTCCCGTTGGATGGTAGAGAGTATGGCCAGCAGTGCCGAGCGGATTCGGCGTTATGAAATCCAGCACGGGCGGCAGACAGTGGAGGCTTTTCTGGACGCGGTCATGTCGATCAGTGAGCATGTGGATCCGTTTGGGAGAGCAAAGAAGCAGCCGGTAACGGAAAAAGAAACGCTTCTGCCAGTCAGCCCTTACGAGGATCTCTGGTCGATCGGGGTCAAGGAGCCGGAGAAGACGGCCACCAAGGTCAAAAAGATTCCCGCAGAACCGGAGCGAGACCTGCTATTGTTTATTATGGAGCATGCCCGGGATCTGGAGGACTGGCAACGCGACATTATTTCGATCCTGCGGGATGAGATGCTGTATTTCCGCCCCCAGATGGAAACCAAGATCATGAACGAGGGATGGGCGACATACTGGCATGTTCGGATCATGCGGGAAATTGACCTGTCCGATGAAGAAATGCTGGAATTTGCCCGCATGCACGCGGGGGTTATTCATCCATCCCGGCTGTATATCAATCCTTACCTGCTGGGATTGAAGATTTTCGAGGATATCGAGCGGCGCTGGGACAATCCCAGCGAGGAGGAGCGAAAGAAATATGGCCGGCCAGGTGGGGAAGGACGACAGAAAATTTTTGAGGTGCGGGAAACGGAGACCGATGTTTCCTTTATTCGCAATTACCTGACCAAAGAACTGGTGGAGGAGCTCGACCTGTACCTGTATAAAAAAGTGGGTTACCAGTGGAAGGTTGTGGAGAAGGATTGGGAAAAAGTGCGGGATGGAATCGCGGAGAGTCTGACCAACTGTGGGATCCCTTATATCGTGGTCATCGACGGGGATTACAATCGCAGCGGAGAGTTATACTTAAGACACGAGTACGAAGGGGTTGAGCTCGACAGCATTCACGCGCATAAAACCCTAGAACACCTCTACACCCTTTGGGGTCGCCCGGTACACTTGGAAACAGTTTTTGATAACCGCAAGTATTTACTCAGTTATAATGGTAAAAACCCGTTTAGAATAGCGATATAA